A genome region from Streptomyces xanthophaeus includes the following:
- a CDS encoding radical SAM/SPASM domain-containing protein, which yields MSVLLQIGRRPPEREPRAEPDPGTGAGGGPPGLAAETRVFRSAHGAHLFVADGSRIYDLPEATADRLERWTATAHDPAQDAALAAGLGLPLWGGAGLPAPRIDGTPAAVPPLSSLSLNVMQACNLSCGHCYADEGRFGGSARAMPRETAFAAVDRLLAEAAPGAAVVVGFMGGEPLLARDLVHEVVTYATGAGAATGHAVRFALTTNLTTVRPADAELFAAHPFTVAVSLDGDRAGHDALRRAPGGGSAYDRLRAGLEVLERHGRPRHLSARVSVTPYTGRLPDILEHGIGLGFDEVGFAAVVSAPDPAYEIGPDAFTGFLQQMVECGEAALRELTAGRPYPFGNFQTAMYELHTGGHRPYPCGAGAGYLSASAEGGLYACHRLVDDPAFAMGSLTEGPDQGARAAHLAARHVDRAEPCRSCWARYLCGGGCYHEVTRRGRTGCDYIRGWLAFCLRAYVELSQAAPEFFRHPSASDLPGDPAALAR from the coding sequence ATGAGCGTACTGCTGCAGATCGGCCGCCGGCCGCCGGAACGGGAACCGCGGGCCGAACCGGACCCGGGAACGGGCGCCGGGGGCGGGCCGCCCGGCCTCGCCGCCGAGACCAGGGTGTTCCGCAGCGCCCACGGAGCCCACCTGTTCGTCGCCGACGGCAGCCGGATCTACGACCTCCCGGAGGCGACGGCGGACCGCCTGGAGCGGTGGACGGCCACCGCCCACGACCCGGCCCAGGACGCCGCCCTCGCCGCCGGACTGGGCCTGCCGCTCTGGGGCGGGGCCGGCCTGCCGGCCCCTCGGATCGACGGCACCCCGGCCGCCGTACCACCCCTGTCCTCCCTGTCGCTCAACGTCATGCAGGCCTGCAACCTCAGCTGCGGCCACTGCTACGCCGACGAGGGCCGGTTCGGCGGCTCCGCCCGGGCCATGCCCCGCGAGACCGCGTTCGCCGCCGTGGACCGGCTCCTCGCGGAGGCCGCGCCGGGGGCCGCGGTGGTGGTCGGGTTCATGGGCGGTGAACCCCTGCTCGCCCGCGACCTGGTGCACGAGGTCGTCACGTACGCGACCGGGGCCGGAGCCGCCACCGGGCACGCCGTCCGCTTCGCGCTCACCACCAACCTCACCACGGTCCGGCCCGCGGACGCGGAACTGTTCGCCGCCCACCCGTTCACCGTCGCCGTCAGCCTGGACGGCGACCGGGCCGGCCACGACGCACTGCGCCGGGCCCCCGGCGGGGGCAGCGCGTACGACCGGCTGCGGGCCGGGCTGGAGGTGCTGGAGCGGCACGGAAGGCCCCGCCACCTCTCGGCCCGGGTGAGCGTCACCCCGTACACCGGTCGGCTGCCCGACATCCTGGAGCACGGCATCGGCCTCGGCTTCGACGAGGTCGGTTTCGCCGCGGTGGTGAGCGCCCCGGACCCCGCGTACGAGATCGGCCCCGACGCCTTCACCGGATTCCTCCAACAGATGGTCGAGTGCGGGGAGGCGGCGCTGCGCGAACTGACGGCAGGCCGCCCGTACCCCTTCGGCAACTTCCAGACGGCGATGTACGAACTGCACACGGGCGGCCATCGCCCGTACCCCTGCGGCGCCGGCGCCGGATACCTCAGCGCCTCCGCCGAGGGCGGTCTCTACGCCTGCCACCGGCTGGTCGACGACCCGGCCTTCGCCATGGGCTCGCTGACCGAGGGACCCGACCAGGGGGCGAGAGCGGCCCACCTGGCGGCCCGCCACGTGGACCGGGCCGAGCCCTGCCGGTCCTGCTGGGCCCGCTACCTGTGCGGCGGCGGCTGCTACCACGAGGTCACCCGGCGCGGCCGGACCGGCTGCGACTACATCCGCGGCTGGCTGGCCTTCTGCCTGCGCGCCTACGTCGAACTCTCGCAGGCCGCACCGGAGTTCTTCCGGCATCCGAGCGCATCCGACCTCCCGGGCGATCCGGCCGCCCTGGCCCGCTGA
- a CDS encoding Dyp-type peroxidase, which produces MSVLQDGIYHGPGRRPPGHLALVFLRADPEAGATAVDGALREVTTLLRGLADGVVPELPGHPVPSAGLEFLLGLGPKAFDIAGAKLPCPAALGPRLRFRSPRPTGGGPLLVGGGLSYAADVTRNDATEEFCLQLTADTQLAVSRAVVELWKLLRGARTGDTRTATLEIAGIHTGFQRDDRRSWIGFHDGVSNLDSADRERVICIAAADAGPDPWTIGGTCLVFARLAVDLDQWHLLPRAQQEFLVGRDKLTGAPLTGRDDDGRPVPAAGCPVAGTTEVTQPGNEDFLEPRPTADPVLLTAHVRRANLTGTADPDQSGSLRVFRQGYEFFEPVAAAPGFRAGLNFVGFQDSPERVLRILTQRGWLGGVNFGGQPGPDGPAGRLLTVRAAGTYLVPPVRDGAPYPGAEVFG; this is translated from the coding sequence ATGAGCGTCCTCCAGGACGGCATCTACCACGGGCCCGGCCGCCGCCCCCCCGGCCATCTGGCGCTCGTGTTCCTGCGGGCCGACCCGGAGGCCGGCGCCACGGCCGTCGACGGCGCGCTGCGCGAGGTGACCACGCTGCTGCGCGGGCTCGCCGACGGCGTCGTACCGGAACTGCCGGGCCACCCGGTGCCGAGCGCCGGCCTGGAGTTCCTGCTCGGCCTCGGCCCGAAGGCCTTCGACATCGCCGGCGCGAAACTTCCGTGCCCGGCCGCACTCGGCCCGCGCCTGCGGTTCCGCTCGCCCCGCCCCACCGGCGGCGGACCGCTGCTGGTCGGCGGGGGCCTGTCCTACGCGGCCGACGTCACCCGCAACGACGCCACGGAGGAGTTCTGCCTGCAGCTCACCGCGGACACCCAGCTCGCGGTCTCGCGCGCCGTGGTGGAGCTGTGGAAGCTGCTGCGCGGCGCGCGCACCGGCGACACACGGACGGCCACGCTGGAGATCGCGGGCATCCACACCGGATTCCAGCGCGACGACCGGCGCAGCTGGATCGGCTTCCACGACGGCGTGTCCAACCTGGACAGCGCCGACCGGGAACGGGTCATCTGCATCGCGGCGGCCGACGCGGGCCCGGACCCCTGGACGATCGGCGGTACCTGTCTGGTCTTCGCCCGCCTCGCCGTCGACCTCGACCAGTGGCACCTCCTGCCGCGCGCGCAGCAGGAGTTCCTCGTCGGCCGGGACAAGCTCACCGGAGCCCCGCTCACCGGCCGTGACGACGACGGGAGGCCCGTACCGGCCGCGGGCTGTCCGGTGGCCGGGACCACCGAGGTCACGCAGCCGGGCAACGAGGACTTCCTGGAGCCACGGCCCACCGCCGATCCGGTGCTGCTCACCGCCCATGTGCGGCGGGCCAATCTGACCGGCACCGCCGACCCGGACCAGAGCGGCTCGCTGCGGGTGTTCCGGCAGGGGTACGAGTTCTTCGAACCGGTCGCGGCCGCCCCCGGCTTCCGGGCCGGGCTGAACTTCGTCGGCTTCCAGGACAGCCCCGAACGGGTGCTGCGCATCCTCACCCAGCGCGGCTGGCTGGGTGGCGTCAACTTCGGCGGGCAGCCCGGTCCGGACGGACCGGCCGGGCGGCTGCTGACGGTACGGGCGGCAGGCACGTATCTGGTTCCCCCCGTACGGGACGGGGCCCCCTATCCGGGGGCCGAGGTATTCGGCTGA